One stretch of Thalassovita sp. DNA includes these proteins:
- the nikC gene encoding nickel transporter permease, translated as MSSQASSLHAWLTSETPTSRRQARWAAIYKGWLSLKSNHMAMAGLAIIIALITVAALAPWIAPHDPFVQDLGNRLQPLGTEGHVLGTDSLGRDILSRLIYGARITLYIVALVALIAPIVGLLVGTISGYAGGWVDLVMMRITDIFLAFPRLVLALAFVAALGAGIENAVLAISLTAWPPYARMARAETLTIRGSDYISAIRLQGAGPLRIITKHIWPLCISSLIVRVTLDMAGIILAAAGLGFLGLGAQPPSPEWGAMISEGRRFLLDHWWVATMPGLAIFTVSLAFNLLGDGLRDVLDPKDSSS; from the coding sequence ATGAGCAGTCAAGCATCCTCTTTGCACGCCTGGCTGACGTCTGAGACCCCGACGTCACGCCGGCAGGCCCGCTGGGCCGCCATCTACAAGGGCTGGCTGTCGCTGAAGTCAAACCATATGGCGATGGCTGGTCTGGCGATCATCATTGCGCTGATCACTGTGGCCGCCTTGGCCCCTTGGATCGCGCCGCATGATCCCTTTGTGCAGGATCTGGGCAACCGCCTGCAGCCGCTTGGCACCGAAGGCCATGTTCTGGGCACTGACAGTCTGGGCCGTGATATCCTCAGCCGGTTGATCTACGGCGCGCGGATCACGCTTTACATCGTGGCGCTGGTGGCGCTGATTGCGCCCATCGTCGGGCTGCTGGTCGGCACCATCTCGGGCTATGCCGGCGGGTGGGTGGATCTGGTGATGATGCGCATCACCGATATCTTCCTGGCCTTTCCCCGGCTGGTTCTGGCGCTGGCCTTTGTGGCCGCGTTGGGGGCAGGGATTGAAAACGCCGTTCTGGCGATCAGCCTCACCGCCTGGCCGCCCTATGCCCGGATGGCACGCGCTGAAACTCTGACAATTCGCGGATCTGACTATATCAGCGCGATCCGTCTGCAGGGGGCTGGTCCGTTGCGGATCATCACCAAACATATCTGGCCGCTCTGCATTTCTTCCCTGATCGTGCGGGTCACGCTGGATATGGCCGGGATCATTCTGGCCGCTGCCGGCCTTGGTTTCCTGGGGCTTGGTGCGCAACCGCCCAGCCCGGAATGGGGCGCCATGATTTCTGAGGGGCGCCGGTTCCTGCTGGATCACTGGTGGGTCGCCACCATGCCCGGCCTTGCCATTTTCACCGTGTCGCTGGCGTTCAACCTGTTGGGTGACGGTCTGCGCGACGTGCTGGACCCGAAGGATAGCAGCTCATGA